A portion of the Blastochloris tepida genome contains these proteins:
- the yacG gene encoding DNA gyrase inhibitor YacG — MTDPAKPDPPKPATPEADAPRRCPICGKPAEVRWRPFCSKRCADIDLNRWLSGAYAVPVVEDDETPQEEGGEG, encoded by the coding sequence ATGACCGACCCCGCCAAGCCCGACCCGCCGAAACCCGCAACGCCCGAGGCTGATGCGCCGAGACGCTGCCCGATCTGCGGCAAGCCGGCGGAGGTGCGCTGGCGGCCGTTCTGCTCCAAGCGCTGCGCCGACATCGACCTCAACCGCTGGCTCTCCGGCGCCTATGCCGTGCCGGTGGTCGAGGACGACGAGACGCCGCAGGAGGAGGGTGGGGAGGGGTGA
- a CDS encoding DUF2948 family protein codes for MVDLLKLAALDADDLETISAHLQDAVVTVGDMAYLPRERHFAMVVNRFDWLAAQGLRPEARRRRAGLQVHRVLRAATHGFSPADSGRVLNLLAITFAPAEPPAGTITLVFSAGAAVRLDVECIEVALSDLGPVWAAKRTPAHEEDA; via the coding sequence ATGGTTGACCTTCTGAAGCTCGCCGCCCTCGACGCCGACGATCTCGAGACGATCTCGGCCCATCTGCAGGATGCCGTCGTCACCGTGGGCGACATGGCCTACCTGCCGCGCGAGCGGCATTTCGCCATGGTGGTCAACCGCTTCGACTGGCTGGCCGCCCAGGGCCTGCGGCCCGAGGCCCGCCGCCGCCGCGCCGGCCTGCAGGTCCACCGCGTGCTGCGGGCCGCCACCCACGGCTTCTCGCCGGCCGACAGCGGGCGGGTGCTCAACCTGCTCGCCATCACCTTCGCGCCGGCCGAGCCGCCCGCCGGCACCATCACCCTGGTGTTCTCCGCCGGTGCCGCGGTGCGGCTCGATGTCGAATGCATCGAGGTGGCGCTGTCCGATCTCGGCCCCGTCTGGGCGGCCAAGCGGACGCCGGCCCACGAGGAAGACGCCTGA
- the murA gene encoding UDP-N-acetylglucosamine 1-carboxyvinyltransferase produces the protein MDRIRIRGGHPLNGTIPISGAKNAALPLMIASLLTDDILILDNVPRLADVALLQRILGNLGVDVMVPGRRAGGSEESPQTLQLSARAIVDTTAPYDLVSRMRASFWVIGPLLGRMGEARVSLPGGCAIGTRPVDLYIYALERLGAKIDIESGYVVASTKGGLRGAEIEFPKVSVGATHTALMAAVLAQGETVIRNAAREPEIGDVAQCLIKMGAHIEGVGTSTLTIRGVPRLTGARHAVLPDRIETGTYAMAVAMTGGDVLLEGARAELLQAAFEVLGQAGAEIIPANDGVRVRRNGAGILPVEVTTQPFPGFPTDLQAQLMALMTRADGTSVITETIFENRFMHVQELARFGARIQLDGERATIEGVAKLKGAPVMATDLRASVSLVIAGLAAEGETLVHRVYHLDRGFERLEQKLSRCGADIDRISG, from the coding sequence TTGGACCGGATTCGCATCAGGGGCGGACACCCGCTCAACGGCACCATCCCGATTTCCGGGGCCAAGAACGCCGCTTTGCCGCTGATGATCGCGAGCCTGCTCACCGACGACATCCTGATCCTCGACAATGTGCCGCGGCTCGCCGACGTTGCGCTGCTGCAGCGCATCCTCGGCAATCTCGGCGTCGATGTCATGGTGCCCGGCCGGCGGGCCGGCGGCAGCGAGGAATCGCCTCAGACGCTGCAGCTTTCGGCCCGCGCCATCGTCGACACCACCGCGCCCTACGATCTGGTGTCGCGCATGCGCGCCTCGTTCTGGGTGATCGGGCCGCTGCTCGGCCGCATGGGCGAGGCGCGGGTGTCGCTGCCGGGCGGCTGCGCCATCGGCACGCGGCCGGTCGACCTCTACATCTACGCGCTGGAGCGGCTGGGCGCCAAGATCGACATCGAGTCGGGCTATGTCGTGGCCTCGACCAAGGGCGGGCTCAGGGGCGCCGAGATCGAGTTCCCCAAGGTCTCGGTCGGCGCCACCCACACCGCGCTGATGGCCGCCGTCCTCGCCCAGGGCGAGACGGTGATCCGGAACGCCGCGCGCGAGCCGGAGATCGGCGACGTCGCCCAGTGCCTGATCAAGATGGGCGCGCACATCGAGGGCGTCGGCACCTCGACCCTCACCATCCGCGGCGTGCCGCGGCTCACCGGCGCCCGCCACGCCGTGCTGCCGGACCGCATCGAGACCGGCACCTATGCCATGGCGGTGGCGATGACCGGCGGCGACGTGCTGCTGGAGGGCGCCCGCGCCGAGCTGCTGCAGGCGGCGTTCGAGGTGCTGGGGCAGGCCGGCGCCGAGATCATCCCGGCCAATGACGGCGTGCGGGTGCGCCGCAACGGCGCCGGCATCCTGCCGGTGGAGGTCACCACCCAGCCGTTCCCGGGCTTCCCCACCGATTTGCAGGCCCAGCTGATGGCGCTGATGACCCGCGCCGACGGCACCTCGGTGATCACCGAGACGATTTTCGAGAACCGCTTCATGCACGTGCAGGAGCTGGCGCGGTTCGGCGCCCGCATCCAGCTCGACGGCGAGCGCGCCACCATCGAGGGCGTCGCCAAGCTCAAGGGCGCGCCGGTGATGGCCACCGATCTGCGCGCCTCGGTGTCGCTGGTCATCGCCGGGCTCGCCGCCGAGGGCGAGACCCTCGTCCACCGCGTCTATCACCTCGATCGCGGCTTCGAGCGGCTGGAGCAGAAGCTGTCGCGCTGCGGCGCCGACATCGATCGCATCAGCGGGTGA
- a CDS encoding Maf-like protein, whose protein sequence is MSAPTPGRPNLILASGSPRRLALLDQAGIVPDRLMPAEIDETPKRGELPRTLATRLAAEKAARALEILARDPEHRGGLVLAADTVVAVGRRILPKPELVDEAAACLKLLSGRSHRVYTGVALAGASGHVRTRLAETRLRFKRLSREDVEAYLGSGEWRGKAGGYAVQGLAGTFVVKLVGSYTAVVGLPLYETLGLLAGEGYPVHAGWTTRL, encoded by the coding sequence ATGAGTGCGCCCACACCCGGCCGCCCGAACCTGATCCTCGCCTCGGGCTCCCCGCGCCGTCTGGCGCTGCTCGATCAGGCCGGCATCGTGCCCGACCGGCTGATGCCCGCCGAGATCGACGAGACGCCCAAGCGCGGCGAGCTGCCGCGCACGCTGGCCACCCGCCTTGCGGCGGAGAAGGCCGCCAGGGCCCTCGAAATCCTGGCCCGCGATCCCGAGCATCGCGGCGGGCTGGTGCTGGCCGCCGACACCGTGGTGGCGGTGGGCCGCCGCATCCTGCCCAAGCCGGAGCTGGTCGACGAGGCCGCCGCCTGCCTCAAGCTGCTGTCGGGCCGCTCGCACCGCGTCTATACCGGGGTGGCGCTGGCCGGCGCCTCGGGGCACGTGCGCACCCGGCTGGCCGAGACGCGGCTGCGCTTCAAGCGGCTGTCGCGCGAGGATGTCGAGGCCTATCTCGGCTCGGGCGAATGGCGCGGCAAGGCCGGCGGCTACGCCGTGCAGGGGCTGGCCGGCACCTTCGTGGTCAAGCTGGTGGGCTCCTACACCGCCGTGGTCGGCCTGCCGCTCTATGAGACGCTGGGCCTGCTGGCCGGCGAGGGCTATCCGGTCCATGCCGGCTGGACCACGCGGCTTTAG
- the hisD gene encoding histidinol dehydrogenase — protein sequence MPVRLATTESDFAARFAAFLATKRETAEDVEQVVRAIIADVAARGDAALIDYSRRFDRIDLETLGIRVPQAEIDAALGAVDAETLTALELARDRIAAYHQRQLPKDDRWRDALGVELGYRWTPVEAAGLYVPGGTAAYPSSVLMNAVPAKVAGVPRLVVTVPAPGGVLNPLVLAAAKLAGVDEVHRVGGAQAIAALAYGTETIRPVAKIVGPGNAFVAAAKRLVFGRVGIDMIAGPSEVLILADRHGNPDWIAADLLAQAEHDPSAQSILITDDASLIDAVAAAVERQLKTLSRAEAAGASWRDYGALILVRDFEEAIPLADRIAAEHLEIATEDAEALAARITNAGAIFLGHHTPEAVGDYVAGSNHVLPTARSARFSSGLGVLDFMKRTSLLRCDAEALRALGPAAIALGRAEGLDAHARSVAIRLNPDHA from the coding sequence ATGCCGGTTCGCCTTGCCACCACCGAGTCCGACTTCGCCGCGCGGTTCGCGGCGTTCCTGGCGACCAAGCGCGAGACCGCCGAGGATGTCGAGCAGGTGGTGCGCGCCATCATTGCCGATGTCGCCGCCCGCGGCGATGCGGCGCTGATCGACTATTCGCGGCGCTTCGACCGCATCGACCTTGAAACGCTCGGCATCCGCGTGCCGCAGGCCGAGATCGACGCGGCACTCGGCGCCGTCGATGCCGAGACGCTGACGGCGCTCGAACTCGCCCGCGACCGCATTGCCGCCTACCACCAGCGCCAGCTTCCCAAGGACGACCGCTGGCGCGACGCGCTCGGCGTCGAGCTCGGCTATCGCTGGACGCCGGTCGAGGCCGCCGGCCTCTACGTGCCGGGCGGCACCGCCGCCTATCCGTCCTCGGTGCTGATGAACGCGGTGCCGGCCAAGGTGGCCGGGGTGCCGCGCCTCGTCGTCACCGTGCCGGCGCCGGGCGGGGTGCTGAACCCGCTGGTGCTGGCGGCGGCGAAGCTCGCCGGCGTCGACGAGGTCCACCGCGTCGGCGGCGCCCAGGCGATCGCCGCGCTGGCCTACGGCACCGAGACCATCCGCCCGGTCGCCAAGATCGTCGGGCCCGGCAATGCGTTCGTCGCCGCCGCCAAGCGGCTGGTGTTCGGCCGCGTCGGCATCGACATGATCGCCGGCCCCTCCGAGGTGCTGATCCTGGCCGACCGCCACGGCAATCCGGACTGGATCGCCGCCGACCTGCTGGCCCAGGCCGAGCACGACCCCTCCGCCCAGTCGATCCTGATCACCGACGACGCCTCGCTGATCGACGCGGTCGCGGCGGCGGTGGAACGTCAGTTGAAGACGCTGTCGCGGGCCGAGGCGGCCGGCGCGTCCTGGCGCGATTACGGCGCGCTGATCCTGGTGCGCGACTTCGAGGAGGCGATCCCGCTCGCCGACCGCATCGCCGCCGAACACCTGGAGATCGCCACCGAGGATGCCGAGGCGCTGGCCGCACGCATCACCAATGCCGGCGCCATCTTCCTCGGCCACCACACGCCCGAGGCGGTGGGCGACTATGTCGCCGGCTCCAACCACGTGCTGCCGACTGCGCGCTCGGCCCGCTTCTCCTCCGGGCTCGGCGTGCTCGACTTCATGAAGCGCACCTCGCTGCTGCGCTGCGACGCCGAGGCGCTGCGGGCGCTCGGGCCGGCCGCGATCGCGCTCGGCCGCGCCGAAGGGCTCGACGCCCACGCGCGCTCGGTGGCGATCCGCCTCAATCCGGACCACGCATGA
- a CDS encoding DUF1778 domain-containing protein, producing the protein MIKRRTISTVTPDSAVAIAERPAGADAKGTINLRIEAQTRQLIDDAAAALGKTRTEFMIDSARKAAVDVLLDQRLFVLDPQRYDAFVAALDNPPAPGPKLRALLRRVPSWDA; encoded by the coding sequence ATGATCAAACGCCGCACGATCTCTACCGTTACGCCGGATTCGGCCGTCGCCATCGCTGAGCGTCCGGCCGGCGCGGATGCCAAGGGCACCATCAATCTGCGCATCGAGGCTCAGACCCGCCAGCTCATCGATGACGCCGCTGCCGCGCTGGGCAAGACGCGGACCGAGTTCATGATCGACAGTGCCCGTAAGGCTGCGGTCGACGTGCTGCTGGATCAGCGGCTGTTTGTGCTCGATCCGCAGCGCTACGACGCCTTCGTCGCGGCGCTCGACAATCCCCCGGCACCGGGGCCGAAACTGCGCGCTCTGCTGCGTCGTGTACCATCCTGGGATGCATGA
- a CDS encoding IS481 family transposase codes for MDTHKNARLTPKGREVMVGAVVDGGLTNAEAARRYNTTPKTVAKWVGRFRAEGVDGLRDRSSRPLSSPGQTAPATCAAVEALRRQRCTGKQIAAELGLSPATVSRILRRRGLNKLSALEPAEPVRRYERQHPGEIIHIDIKKLGRFNTVGHRITGDRSGQSNSRGVGWECLHLAIDDHSRVAYSEILPDEKRPSCLRFLFNALRFFRAHGVKVQRVMTDNGASFRSFRYARALRLLEIKHLRTKPYTPKTNGKAERFVQTSLREWAYAKAYLHSDQRAAELPIWLHRYNWHRPHGSLQAKTPISRLGLTEDNLLRLHI; via the coding sequence ATGGACACTCACAAGAATGCTCGCCTGACCCCGAAAGGTCGAGAGGTGATGGTGGGCGCCGTGGTGGATGGCGGACTGACCAATGCCGAGGCCGCGCGTCGCTACAACACCACGCCGAAGACGGTCGCCAAATGGGTCGGGCGCTTCCGCGCCGAGGGTGTCGATGGTTTGCGCGACCGCTCCTCCAGGCCGCTTTCATCGCCAGGCCAAACAGCGCCCGCCACGTGCGCTGCGGTCGAGGCGTTGCGCCGCCAGCGCTGCACCGGCAAGCAGATCGCGGCCGAGCTCGGCCTCTCGCCGGCCACCGTCAGCCGTATCCTGCGGCGGCGCGGCTTGAACAAGCTCAGCGCCCTGGAGCCGGCCGAACCGGTCCGGCGCTACGAACGCCAGCATCCCGGCGAGATCATTCACATCGACATCAAAAAGCTCGGCCGGTTCAACACGGTGGGCCACCGCATCACCGGCGATCGCAGCGGGCAAAGCAACAGCCGCGGGGTCGGCTGGGAGTGCCTGCATCTCGCCATCGACGATCATTCGCGGGTCGCCTACTCGGAAATCCTGCCCGACGAAAAGCGCCCGTCCTGTCTGCGCTTTCTGTTCAATGCACTGCGCTTCTTCAGGGCCCATGGCGTCAAGGTTCAGCGCGTGATGACCGACAACGGCGCCAGCTTCCGCTCCTTCCGCTATGCCAGGGCGCTGCGCCTACTCGAGATCAAGCACCTGCGCACCAAGCCGTATACGCCCAAGACCAACGGCAAGGCCGAGCGCTTCGTCCAAACGAGCTTGCGCGAATGGGCCTACGCCAAAGCTTATCTGCACTCCGATCAGCGCGCCGCAGAGCTGCCGATCTGGCTGCATCGCTACAATTGGCACAGGCCCCATGGTAGCTTGCAAGCCAAGACACCCATCAGCCGCCTCGGTCTGACCGAGGACAACCTGTTGAGGCTCCACATCTAG
- the lpxK gene encoding tetraacyldisaccharide 4'-kinase, with the protein MHAPAFWWRDPGAAAALLRPAAALYGAIAASRLGGQGARAARPVICVGNPTLGGAGKTPTAIALSGLLAGMGEEPVFLSRGYGGRLQGPHVVDAGRDTSAEVGDEPLLLARSAPTVVARDRPAGAALAASLGSVVVMDDGFQNPSLSKDLSLLVIDAAVGLGNGLVFPAGPLRAPLMPQLARTGALVLIGAGRAGDALAARAGLPVLRARLEPDARALDGLGDLLAFAGIGRPQKFADTLQSLGRPAKRFVAFPDHHRYSAADAARLLDQAAAERLALVTTEKDLVRLRGDAALARLADACRALPVRLAFEAVETVRGLLAAALQRAKR; encoded by the coding sequence ATGCACGCCCCGGCCTTCTGGTGGCGCGATCCGGGCGCGGCTGCGGCCCTGCTGCGGCCGGCGGCGGCGCTCTATGGCGCCATCGCCGCCTCCCGGCTCGGGGGCCAAGGCGCCCGCGCGGCGCGGCCGGTGATCTGCGTCGGCAACCCGACGCTGGGCGGCGCCGGCAAGACGCCGACGGCGATCGCGCTTTCCGGCCTGCTGGCCGGGATGGGCGAGGAGCCGGTGTTCCTGTCCCGCGGCTATGGCGGCAGGCTTCAAGGGCCGCACGTGGTCGATGCCGGGCGCGACACCTCGGCCGAGGTCGGCGACGAGCCGCTGCTGCTCGCCCGTTCGGCCCCCACGGTGGTCGCCCGCGACAGGCCGGCCGGCGCGGCGCTGGCGGCCTCACTCGGCAGCGTGGTGGTGATGGATGACGGGTTCCAGAACCCGTCGCTGTCGAAGGATCTGTCGCTGCTGGTGATCGATGCCGCGGTCGGCCTCGGCAACGGGCTGGTGTTCCCGGCCGGGCCGCTGCGGGCGCCGCTTATGCCGCAGCTTGCGCGCACCGGCGCCCTGGTGCTGATCGGCGCGGGCCGGGCCGGCGATGCGCTCGCGGCACGAGCGGGCCTGCCGGTGCTGCGCGCCCGGCTCGAGCCCGACGCCCGCGCCCTCGACGGGCTGGGCGATCTTCTGGCGTTCGCCGGCATCGGCCGGCCGCAGAAGTTCGCCGACACGCTTCAAAGCCTCGGCCGGCCGGCCAAGCGTTTTGTCGCCTTCCCCGATCACCACCGCTACAGCGCGGCCGACGCGGCGCGCCTGCTCGATCAGGCTGCTGCCGAAAGGCTGGCGCTGGTCACCACCGAGAAGGATCTGGTGCGCTTGCGGGGCGATGCGGCCTTGGCGCGGCTCGCCGACGCCTGCCGGGCGCTGCCGGTGCGCCTGGCGTTCGAGGCGGTCGAGACGGTGCGCGGGCTGCTGGCGGCGGCGCTGCAACGTGCGAAAAGGTAA
- the xseA gene encoding exodeoxyribonuclease VII large subunit gives MTDAPRPNLPEFSVTELSAALKRTVEDAYPYVRVRGEVTGFRGVHASGHAYFALKDAGARIEAVVWKGTYGRLRFKPEEGLEVVATGKLTTYPGSSKYQIVIESIEPAGAGALMALLEQRKAMLAKEGLFDAARKQLLPFLPAVIGVITSPTGAVIRDILHRLADRFPRRVIVWPVRVQGETSAAEVAAAIAGFNALPPGGPIPRPDLLIVARGGGSLEDLWSFNEEIVVRAAAGSDIPLIAAVGHETDTTLIDYAADVRAPTPTGAAEIAVPVRAELLAQVADRGGRLTGALVRLVQRRRDLLRAAARALPRADVLLAGPRQRLDAAEARLPRALTANTHLHRAALLRVAGRLVPQALSWRLDRETSRIDALAQRLALARVTQMRAARERIAHDRQRAEALGARLAPAFARALAGRRERLEGRAALLDALSYHAVLARGFALVRDASGRAVRAAAAVKPGDRLEIQFADGRTPVVAGGVAPRPARRRGGPDQGSLFE, from the coding sequence ATGACCGACGCGCCCCGCCCGAATCTGCCCGAATTCTCCGTCACCGAGCTTTCCGCCGCGCTCAAGCGCACGGTGGAGGATGCCTACCCCTACGTGCGGGTGCGCGGCGAGGTCACCGGCTTTCGCGGCGTGCATGCGTCCGGCCATGCCTATTTCGCGCTCAAGGATGCCGGCGCCCGCATCGAGGCGGTGGTGTGGAAGGGCACCTACGGCCGGCTGCGCTTCAAGCCCGAGGAGGGGCTGGAGGTGGTGGCGACCGGCAAGCTCACCACCTATCCCGGCTCCTCGAAGTACCAGATCGTCATCGAGTCGATCGAGCCGGCCGGGGCCGGCGCGCTGATGGCGCTGCTGGAGCAGCGCAAGGCCATGCTGGCCAAGGAGGGGCTGTTCGATGCCGCCCGCAAGCAGCTTCTGCCGTTCCTGCCGGCCGTCATCGGCGTCATCACCTCGCCGACCGGCGCAGTGATCCGCGACATTCTCCACCGCCTCGCCGACCGCTTTCCGCGCCGCGTGATCGTGTGGCCGGTCAGGGTGCAGGGCGAGACCTCGGCCGCCGAGGTCGCCGCCGCGATTGCCGGCTTCAACGCTTTGCCGCCGGGCGGGCCGATCCCCCGGCCGGACCTGCTGATCGTCGCCCGCGGCGGCGGCTCGCTGGAGGATCTGTGGTCGTTCAACGAGGAGATCGTGGTGCGCGCCGCCGCCGGCAGCGACATTCCGCTGATCGCCGCGGTCGGCCACGAGACCGACACCACCCTGATCGACTACGCCGCCGACGTGCGCGCGCCCACCCCCACCGGCGCGGCCGAGATCGCGGTGCCGGTGCGGGCCGAGCTTCTGGCCCAGGTCGCCGATCGTGGCGGCCGGCTCACCGGCGCTTTGGTCCGCCTCGTCCAGCGCCGGCGCGACCTGCTGCGCGCCGCCGCCCGCGCTTTGCCGCGGGCCGATGTGCTGCTGGCCGGCCCCCGCCAGCGGCTGGATGCGGCCGAAGCCCGCCTGCCGCGGGCGCTCACCGCCAACACCCATCTGCACCGGGCGGCGCTGCTGCGCGTCGCCGGGCGGCTCGTGCCGCAGGCGCTATCCTGGCGGCTGGATCGCGAGACGAGCCGCATCGACGCGCTGGCGCAGCGGCTGGCCCTGGCCCGGGTGACGCAGATGCGCGCCGCCCGCGAGCGCATCGCCCATGACCGCCAGCGCGCCGAGGCGCTCGGCGCGCGGCTCGCGCCCGCCTTCGCGCGGGCGCTGGCCGGCCGGCGCGAGCGGCTGGAGGGCCGGGCGGCGCTGCTCGACGCGCTGTCCTATCACGCGGTGCTGGCGCGCGGCTTCGCCCTGGTGCGCGATGCCTCGGGCCGCGCCGTCCGCGCCGCCGCCGCGGTCAAGCCCGGCGACCGGCTGGAAATCCAGTTCGCCGACGGCCGCACCCCGGTGGTGGCGGGCGGTGTGGCGCCGCGCCCGGCCCGCCGCCGCGGCGGCCCGGACCAGGGCTCGCTGTTCGAGTGA
- a CDS encoding DUF2093 domain-containing protein, whose amino-acid sequence MLNRYDRSPHPVGEAEVRYLDGDFRVVRPGAYVRCAVTGEPIPLDELKYWSVDRQEAYATPAAVLTRLHPDRAG is encoded by the coding sequence GTGCTCAACCGTTACGACAGATCGCCCCATCCGGTGGGCGAGGCCGAGGTGAGATATCTGGACGGCGACTTCCGGGTCGTCCGCCCGGGCGCCTATGTGCGCTGCGCCGTCACCGGCGAGCCGATCCCGCTCGACGAGCTGAAATACTGGAGCGTCGACCGGCAGGAGGCCTACGCCACCCCGGCCGCGGTGCTGACCCGGCTGCATCCCGACCGCGCGGGCTGA
- a CDS encoding low molecular weight phosphatase family protein has protein sequence MNSIRSPMAEGILRHVFRRLMYVTSAGILKGTHDPFVDVVMAEIGIDTSRHKPKTFDELEELEGLNFDLVITLSPEAHHRAIEMTRTLSVEIEYWPTPEPDQQAGSREQCLAAYREVRDLLLHRIRARFVGQQPDFRNIPEFRQSS, from the coding sequence ATGAATTCCATCCGCTCGCCGATGGCGGAGGGGATTCTGCGCCACGTCTTCCGCCGCCTGATGTACGTGACCTCGGCCGGCATCCTGAAGGGCACGCACGATCCGTTCGTCGACGTGGTGATGGCCGAGATCGGCATCGACACCTCCAGGCACAAGCCCAAGACCTTCGACGAGCTGGAGGAGCTGGAAGGGCTGAACTTCGATCTGGTGATCACGCTGTCGCCGGAGGCCCACCACCGCGCCATCGAGATGACCCGCACGCTGTCGGTCGAGATCGAATACTGGCCGACGCCCGAGCCGGACCAGCAGGCGGGCAGCCGTGAACAGTGCCTTGCCGCCTACCGTGAGGTGCGCGACCTGTTGTTACACCGAATCCGTGCAAGATTTGTTGGTCAACAGCCAGATTTCCGGAATATTCCCGAGTTTCGACAATCGTCATAA
- a CDS encoding UPF0262 family protein, whose amino-acid sequence MTRPARDPSRRLIAVTLDEDSIGRPSPDVEHERATAIYDLLEDNVFAPVGHSGGPYALHLSIQDNRLVFDIRRADGQPVVAHLLSLTPFRRVVKDYFLICDSYYTAIRTQTPSHIEAVDMGRRALHNEGSELLAERLKDKVAIDFDTARRLFTLICALHWKG is encoded by the coding sequence ATGACCCGGCCTGCCCGCGATCCCAGCCGGCGGCTGATCGCAGTCACGCTGGACGAGGACTCGATCGGCCGCCCCAGCCCGGACGTCGAGCACGAGCGGGCGACCGCGATCTACGACCTGCTCGAGGACAATGTGTTCGCGCCGGTCGGCCATTCCGGCGGCCCCTACGCGCTGCATCTGTCGATCCAGGACAACCGGCTGGTGTTCGACATCCGCCGCGCCGACGGCCAGCCGGTGGTGGCGCACCTGCTGTCGCTGACGCCGTTCCGGCGGGTGGTGAAGGACTATTTCCTCATCTGCGACAGCTATTACACGGCCATCCGCACCCAGACGCCGAGCCACATCGAGGCGGTCGACATGGGCCGCCGGGCGCTGCACAACGAGGGCTCCGAGCTGCTGGCCGAGCGCCTGAAGGACAAGGTCGCGATCGATTTCGACACGGCGCGGCGCCTGTTTACGCTGATCTGCGCCCTGCACTGGAAAGGATGA
- a CDS encoding GNAT family N-acetyltransferase encodes MTSDPQPMKLSAPVPLTTDHGLADFDCGEPALNDWLKNRALKNESRFSRTYVVCDGQRVVGYYCISAGAVERAAAPSKMRRNAPDTIPVSVIGRLAVDRTFAGRRIGADLLMDALRRIAVASQSIGIGAVLIHAKDERAKRFYLACAEFLEYPADSRILFLPIETVVAAFG; translated from the coding sequence ATGACCTCCGACCCGCAGCCCATGAAGCTCTCGGCGCCAGTTCCCCTGACTACGGACCACGGGCTCGCCGACTTCGACTGCGGCGAGCCGGCGCTGAATGATTGGCTGAAGAACCGCGCCCTGAAGAACGAAAGCCGGTTTTCTCGCACCTACGTGGTCTGCGATGGCCAGCGCGTCGTCGGATATTACTGCATCTCCGCCGGGGCGGTGGAGCGGGCGGCGGCGCCAAGCAAGATGCGGCGCAACGCGCCTGACACCATTCCGGTCTCGGTCATCGGGCGGCTGGCGGTTGATCGCACCTTCGCCGGCCGACGGATCGGTGCCGACCTGTTGATGGATGCGCTGCGCCGCATCGCCGTGGCCTCGCAGAGCATCGGCATTGGTGCGGTGCTGATCCATGCCAAGGACGAGCGGGCGAAACGCTTTTACCTCGCCTGCGCCGAGTTCCTCGAATATCCCGCCGACAGCCGAATCCTGTTTCTGCCAATCGAGACGGTGGTTGCCGCGTTTGGGTGA